One Nicotiana tomentosiformis chromosome 1, ASM39032v3, whole genome shotgun sequence genomic window, ATTAGTTATGTAAATATTAATAATGTATGGATAATAATgtagaaattattttttgttaaatgTTTACTTTATTTTAATTATACAATGTGTAATTTAATCCATGTTttactaatacatgtattagCTATTCTGCATTCTACCTTGCATAAATTATACATAGATTTGTTGTATAACTTATCCATGTATTACTTATACCCCTAATAGAAAAAAGTAACCAAACATAACATTAGTTATGCTGACTTTTGTATAAAGTAACTAAAGGCTGCCAAACATGGTATTAGTTATGTTACTGCCAATACATGAATAACTTACCCTATAACcggctaccaaacgacccctaagttaTTTTATGATGTCCAGTTGACCGTTTAGTTGGTAGCATCTAGTGCCGGTGGAAATTGAGGGTGGAGCCAGGGTGTTGTTGCTTGGGGCTTGTTAGAAGTTTCAAGAATTGGAGATAATAAATACTTATTTGTCTATTGGAGCAAGATATATGATAGTAAGAATGGACTAGAAATTGTGCTGTGTTCATAATGTGTGTACTCTTTCTTACGTTTGGCATATAGTATTTTCTCCAAGATAAACATTTCCAATAGATTTGACCACAATTTTGTAATATGGCTTCACCAAGGAGAATATCTTATTTCATGTCAAACAGGCTGTTTGTTCAATACAGCTCAGTCATATTTATGCATTTTGATTGTGTTCTTCCAGGAGAAAGGCTTTAATGGAAGTGCAAGCTTTGGCTGCTTTAGGTAGCATGCAAACCTACTTCTGTTGCTGATATTATCATTTAAATTACCCCCGAGATTATTCTTTAACATCTTTTCTTATGTATACTTACAGGACCTCATGAGAACGTGGTTGGCTATTACTCTTCTTGGTTTGAAAATGAACATCTTTACATCCAAATGGAGCTCTGTGACCACAGCTTATCCAACAAAAAATATTCTAAACTATCTTCGGAGGTAGCAGTTTTGGAAGCAATGTATCAGGTGTGGCTCTTATTTGAATCTTAAAGAGCTATTATTTTGTGGGATGTACCGAGTCTGACCGTCTAAGTCTATGGAAAAAGGTtgaagtaatatatatatatatatatatatatatatatatatatatatatatcttgcaaaacaatgataatttgTCTATACCAAAGAGATGATTTTGGACTATCTACATAACCAATGATCATATCGCCAAATATGAAATTTCCCCTGCTAAAATAATATGATTTCCACCTGCTATTTCCTGTTACACATTAAGGGAAGCAACTGTAGGCTAGTATACTCAGCACTTAATCTACCATCCTAATACTTGCGACATGCTATATTTCAGAATGTTTTTAATCTGTTTCATGAAAATACAATATCCAAGTCTAGATCCATTCTTGTTGTTTTTACTGGAAGGGTGTTACTTCTATAACTTAGTTTTCATTCAAATGCATAATGTAGCCCAGAAATCCTGCTCCGAGTTGGTGCTTGTTTAATTTCACATGAGAAAAGAGGATCAGTCTATAGGTTGTcactagaaaaagaaaaaggaaaaaagaaaagaaaaaggaaaaaagaaaagaaaaaggaaaaaaagaggaTCTGCCTTATATCTGGTATAAGAGCTGATACCATCAATATATGGggtctaagagcccgtttggattggcttaaaaaaagTGGCTTTTAAGCACaagtgcttaaaagcactttttaagTGCTCGAGCTTGTTTTAAAAATAAGCAGTTAAgtgtttggataaaagtgctgAAACTGGAAAAAAAAGTTATTGAAGTGTTTGGTAAACAAGTGCTGGTAAACACTTGTTTCTGTTAAAATGACTGAAATATCCTTAAAGTTGTTAACACTATAAAGACGATGATTactataatattatattttacatTAATCCATATACAAATAATTTATATCTTAGTTCACTTTCAATTAAATTGATTGTctaatataaattatttattcaaGTAACATGCAATAATTAATTATTtgaccaaaatatatattttttccgcTCATAGCTTCAAATTTGAGGTTAAAATGTAAACTGGGTGAAAGATTTGATTTAGAATATAGTTTCGCAAATTTAAAaacgaaaagaaaaaagaaaagaaagaattcAACAGCAAagttttgttttaaaatattatggaaccaaaaaaGAAGCTAAAAGAACAATATTTATGTAACATTAATTTACAAAACTACTGTTGGCTTACGTTTAACTCTTCGAAGAAATTgacaaaagtttgaaaaatagcAACAGAAAGCTTGAAAACGGTGATTAAATGACACGAGAATTAGTAAGGGAAGGGTAGTTTTGGGGTTTAGAAAAAATAAAAGGGATAATAGGGTAAATTACTTGGTCAAACATAAGGAGCTTGTAAGCCAAAAAGTAATAAACCAAACGGGTCGGGCCAACTCCCCAAACACTTGCTTTACATTTAGTTGGGCAACCCCAACTTATTGCTtttggcttgttttgagtgttttaGCTTAAAAATATTTGACTTAAAAGCACTTTTATGGTCTATCCAAACACTCAAATAAGCCCAGAAGTGCTTTTAAGGTGGTTTGACCAgcttttaagccaatccaaacaccctctaaaTATCTCCTTTTTGGTTGGTAGAGAAGCTGTTTGTCTCATGTATCCTAGGATTTATTACTATCCTCTAGATTGAGACATGACTGGAACTGTATTACATTGTTGAGAGACAGAAGAAATGTATAGTAAAATCTTTTGTGCTTTTGGTCCTTGTCTGAGACACTGAGTTGATCTTCTTTGAAAtgctttgagttctcctattgtCTACTGACCTCATTTTACTTTTGACTTTCCCTTGCTTGTGTTTTGTTCTTCTGTATCTGCGTGTGTTTTATTTTAGGGATGGAAATTGGGAAGGCTGAGGGTAAATGTTTTCTATTTGAGGTCAAAATCTTTATTTTTTGGATGTTTTCTGATATGCAGGTAGCCAAGGCATTGCAATATATCCATCAGAGAGGGGTAGCTCATTTAGATGTAAAGCCAGATAATATTTATGTGAAAAGTGGTGTGTATAAGCTTGGTGATTTTGGATGTGCAACTCTTCTTGATAAGAGCCAGCCGATCGAAGAGGGGGATGCACGTTATATGCCTCAAGAAATACTTAATGAGAACTATGATCATCTTGACAAAGTTGACGTATTCTCCTTGGGTGCTGCAATATATGAACTTATTAGAGGGTCTCCACTGCCAGAATCAGGGCCTCATTTTCTAAACCTCAGGGAGGGGAAATTGCCTCTTCTTCCGGGTCACTCCTTGCAATTTCAGAATCTGCTCAAGGTAATAAGTTGTTCCCTTTTACTATCTTAATAAATCTGTGGATAATATTTGCTTATATGCTTTCCTTTTCATATGACATGATCATCTTTCATATCCTGAGTATATTTCAAAATAATTAGGCACAATTATTTAGatgatttttttgttgttgtccGTGACTAAGTACCATAAAGCTAATCCATAATAATCTGTAGAAGCAAATGCTGATTCTCTACCGTTCAAATTGTGAATGCTCCCAGGTAATGATGGACCCAGATCCAACACGCCGTCCTTCTGCAAAAGACCTTGTGGATAATCCAATCTTTGAAAGATGTCAAAGAAATGCTAACAAGTAAATAGCCATGTAAATCACCTTTTTCTCGGATTTGTTGAGAGCTATTTTTGCCAAGAGCCAGAATTCAAAGCTGCAGTTACTCGTGCAGCATCTCTGGTGTTGACCACTTCTGAAAACCATATATAGCTCATATTAAATGGAGATAAGGAGGAGGAAAAAAACCATTCTTCCAAACGAGCTATATTCTCATGCACCAAATTTTCTCATTTTGATGGTGCTACTTTTGCCAAATATCGTACTATGCATCCAGAGAAAATGTTGTATCCTAATTGGACCAAAAACTGTGCGTTGTATGTCATAATGAAATTTGGCGTCATTTAAGCTGATTTGTTCAGTATCAATTTGCTTGTCTCGTTGATCAGATAAAGATGACATATGGCAGCCATAAAAGTTTGTGTGCCATTGGAGCTCCAGTTTGTATCTAAGAAAAAGCTACAGGCATTTTTTCCTTCTATCGAAAGAGAAACAAAGAAATAAAGCGAGGGAATAAAACCCCCAACACGAAGAACGCTTTTGAAAGCATTTGAAAGTTAATAGTGTCAACTTGAAAATTCCAAGGTGGTGTTGATTTTAAGAACTACCACGAAGTAAGTTAGAAAAACATAAATATAGAGAAAGATACAACAAAATCTAGATGATTAATTTCGATTTCGCTCCTTATACTTGCTTGTTGATTGCCGGAGAAActattgttttttttcttttccttttttttggcTTTAACAATTTTGTGTATTGGTGCCGTTCCAACAAAGTTCTGTTTGATTTAACGAAAAACCATAAAGCAGCAACCATTAAAATAGCCAAATAGGATTTCAAACTTATTAGTTCAATGTACAGCAAAAACAATACGCTGGTTTTTGTGTTGTCTTATTTTGGCTTAGGCCTCGAAATCACACTCCAGTGGTCTAACCCTCATTTTGGCTTTGGCCTCGAAATCACACTCCAGTGGTCTAACCTAATAACTGCGCTTCTTTCAGTTGGAACTAGAAGAATACTCCAACGTTCTCTTTTAGTTGTCcaatatactaaaaatatattatttcacttttatcaattttagcaaatcaagagaagactatgtcttttttttttcttgcttTACCTTtatcattaattactcattcACAAATCATTTTCCAAGATTTCTCAAAATATTATCAGTATTATGGGTATGGTAAAATATACACTTCATCTATAATTTCTTAAGGGGCGTGCAAAGTTCAttgtggacaagtaaaagtgaatggatgaaatatttttcttatttgtcACAGAATTAATGGGTAGTTGTTGTCATTTAGGACGTTTAAATTTCAATATTTGGACACTTTCAATTAGCTTGCTTCACTACGACAATAGAAAAACTTCACATTCAAAATGTGTTTTATTAGTGGAAGGTGCTGGAGGATAATGCTCCAGCAACACAAGAAAGCCTCATGAATAATCGAACGTTAATGTAGAAGATGGCAAAGTGACAATAGAGTAACAagatgtaagaaaataacatccAAATTTTAGGGTAAAACATTTATATATGATAAAGCTGAGTGTGCGGTAAAAACTTACCCGTACAAGAGACTTACCGTCACTGTAATGCGGAAGGCGCATCCTAAATTGGATTTGCGAATAATGTAAAAATGGCCTTAATCTGGTTTTAGTTCGTTCTAGGACAATGTAAATATAtacatttttcggctattattttgagagctgctatacaatgtcatttccCAATCATAATCATTTGATAAAGCTATTAGCTTATTCCAATTATTTTCCGTACATATTTTTACTCTTTCCACTATCATGAGCAAAAGTACCTAATAAATTTATCAAATTTGTATGAAATGAAATCTTGAAAATACTTTTCACATATTATCAAACACAGACCAAATGAAAATATCAAACCAATTAGTATAAAATACATGGTAGATATGCAATCTAAACTAAAAACAACTGAATAAGAATGGAAGTAACCGGAATCGAATGTCTTGTCATGTTTCCTGTCGAAGCACAAGAATTTTCAGATTATCCCAATGCACGAGTTAAAATGCTTAAAATATACTGTAGTCTAACCATCCATAATAAgtaattttttagtttttttaaatttgatttaaaatattTGACTTCTTCTAAAAAATCATGGtattattttcttttcaattttatgTTTGTATAATAAATGATCTGAACAACTTTCTAAAACATTTTTCAATACCTAATTAATGTGGTGAAGAGATAAAAGAAACTAAATTCAACCGAGTAAATGCTCACTCACACTTAGTTTTTAATTACATTAAGTCAATCAATTTAACCTTAATTAGATGTTTAAATGAAAGTGAGAGTACATGTTGTTGGGAATAAATCCCGTAAAGAAATAATTTTCACAGTAATAAAAACGGAATAATAACGTCgtaccgagatacggtaattaacaagaataaaagagtgaatATGACATTAAGATTTTAacgtgaaaaacccttttgaataaggaaaaaatcacggtcccgagacgagcaactgatatcactatagcaaggaattttacactttgtaggtccgagtaaaatactccaaagactactacaacactcaaaagaaataaccctcttttgatattccaccttactacaatatcgctcactctctatttttctcacagactattttcttataccctgtctgtgaaacctcactctttctttctctttttgttggtgtattttacaatgaGAGTGAGACACTTATTTATAGTGTTTAGGATTGCTTCATTAATGACATCAATGATCTCATGAGTTTGGCAAAAGTCAAATATTCAATGTGAAACCAAAGAAATATTTGCCATAAAATCTTCACAATTCCTTTAGTTGGTTTGACATTTCAAAGCCAAAAAAAAGTAAGATGTCATCCTTACCCATGGGATGGACCCATCATATGTCACTTAACCATGCATAGTTGAGTAATAatgtatgtatatataaaaataaacaatCTTACATTTGTTGATTTGGTACTGCGATTAAGTACGTTTTCATCGTCAAACAGTTGCATTTAAGCTTAGGCGTTAAAGCCAATTCGGTATCACTCTTTTAGGTCTATAAATAGCCAGTTCATACCTCTTTGAAGGGACCAGAAGAAAACCAGTCTTTCATAGATTAAAAAAAAGATGACGAGCAGCAGTGATCATGATATAATATAGGCAGAGAGCAGCAATATAGAATGCAACGTCAGCTCACAGGAAAGGAACTTTCTTGTCACAACTTAAAACGATATGACTCCTTAGATTTGGAATCCAGCCGTGTACCCCACGCAAAAAAGGTCTGCTACCTCTAACCTCCTTAATTAATTTTGGCTCAATTGTTACGGTCATAGTCTTGATTAAAACAAGGATATGGAATTAAAAGTTCATATATATAGATGTGAagaaaaatgaatttcgtcaaaattAGTAGCTTGGTTCAAACTCTCTATTTGTTTTAAGAAATTTAGAGTacgaattattaatttaaatcccGGTAATTTAAAATGACTAAAATCTTAAATTCATAAGTTTCAAATCTTAGCTCCGTCTTTATGTCTATTTATGTCTAAGTTAGTAGGAGTAATGTTTTTTTGTGGTTAAACAGGCAGCAAAATGGTCAGTGATATTGCAACTGGCGTTTCAGAGCATAGGGGTGGTGTATGGTGATATTGGAACGTCGCCGTTGTATGTTTACTCAAGCACATTTCTTAATGGGATTATACTTGGCGTACTTTCTCTCATATTTTACACTATCACCTTCATTCCTCTCATGAAGTATGTTTTCATCGTTCTCCGAGCTAATGAcaatggagatggtaatttttcaccTCTTTTTCTGCACTCTTGCATAGATAATTTATGAGTTTAAGTTATATTCACCGttgtaaaaaataaattttactatAGGTTACCGTTAACTATTATAGAAGGTAGCTTACCTTTAATTTAAGATTACAAATTTTAACTTTTTATGAGACTTACTCGTAATTTTTTTGGGAGGTCATaacctaccaacaagtcataGTATTTAATTTGATAGGCTATGATCAACCTATACTTACCATTAAATCTTACCTGTAATTGATTTTTGACTAACTGATGATTTAAAGTTCTTTATATTGTTAACAGAAATTAAATTATTACATTTGTTCGATGTTCCTTATTGTGGGTTCTCTGTGATGGGATAGAGATATGGGTTCGTTGGAAACACAGCCGAAATCGTATAATCAAGATTGTATAGTGCCAATAGCAAAAGGAGGAGACGGTATCTTGTATTCTTAGGAGTAGAAAACGAAGCAAACTGGAGTTAGTAATAGCTTTCAACTGAATTTTGTCACTTTATGCTTGATAATTTTTATGCCAATATATAATACTAGAAATACTTCTTGTCTATACTAACATATTATAATACGTGTTTTTGTTATCTCCGTTCATCAAAGAATTACACTTCCACTATTTGATGAGTTAAAAGGACCTTCTTAATAaagatttttaaaaatatttaaactatgAGAAATTATGATTTATAGTATTCTTTATTTAGCTTTTAAATATGTAAtttctttttgaaaaatataaagagaCCATTAGAGTTACAATAAAATTAGACGTGTTCATGACCTCACACATCCTATTTTGCCATTCTTTTCGATACAAGATCAAACATCTTTTTATTTGTGAGTAGGGCGCTTAATAACTGTGTTTATAGTATGCCTAATATGATATAACATGAaagataaattaaaataatatgatataaCTGGTTAAATTATGCTGGAATGTAAAATTTCTTTCAAACACTAATTTGTGAGTAGAAATTAGAAGCTAGTCAGAGTGAATTAACGCATGATCATTTGGAAAATATTCGACAGGAGGAACATTTGCGATATATTCTTTGATATGCCGATATGCTAAGGTGGGATTAGTTCCAAGTCAAGAGGCAGAAGACAGAAATGTGTCGACTTTCAAACTTGAGTTGCCAGATAATCGCACAAGTCGAGCTTCAAAACTGAAATTGATGCTTGAAAACAGTACATTTGCAAAGTTCTTTATGCTCTTTGCCACAATGCTTGGTACTTCTATGGTTATTGGGGATGGTGTCCTCACTCCCTGCATCTCAGGCACGTCACGATTTTCCCTCTTTTACTTTAGATGGTAatttatatttcttgaattttgtacggtaaatttcacaaatggtcatataactatgactttttttcaccaaagtcatataactttattttctcacataaaaattatataactatgactttttttagcaaagtcatataactttgttttctcacccaaaaatcataaaactttcactaactcacacaaaaattatAGTGGTCAGAAAATAAATTTTccggtagtattttcttattttacgttttttattttttatttttattttcagtctaataaataattacccaattaaaaTAGAAGAGATATGAGTATATTTTTAGCCGCTTCTAAAAATAATAGCTgatatgtttatatatatatatatatatatatatatatatatatatatatatgtgtgtgtgtgtgtgtgtgtgtgtgtgtgttatacATATAACATACACATTCTATAAATATTTTGGCAAGCAAATGCAATTAGTTTCAGCCGACcggttatttttatatttttatcttaAAGTAGGAATGACCCAACCCAACCTGACCCAATACCCATATACGTCAGTTAAATAATACGAAAAGTGCATTCTTCCCCCATAAAAAATTTAGTTCAGAATGCATGAGATTCtgacaaaaaaataaagaaacaaaaggtATAATTATAGAGCACTTGAA contains:
- the LOC138907275 gene encoding potassium transporter 5-like, with the protein product MQRQLTGKELSCHNLKRYDSLDLESSRVPHAKKAAKWSVILQLAFQSIGVVYGDIGTSPLYVYSSTFLNGIILGVLSLIFYTITFIPLMKYVFIVLRANDNGDGGTFAIYSLICRYAKVGLVPSQEAEDRNVSTFKLELPDNRTSRASKLKLMLENSTFAKFFMLFATMLGTSMVIGDGVLTPCISGTSRFSLFYFRW